From a single Nostoc sp. MS1 genomic region:
- a CDS encoding Lin0512 family protein, which produces MALKRLIIEMGMGVDQHGQEPTVAAARAVRNAIAHNALPGVWEVAGLSHPNDMVVEVQIAVPYPEQVREEEVLAVLPFGRKSLQVESGGMVVQGRAIAELNDKNDEMLVAIASVTVLVETSD; this is translated from the coding sequence GTGGCTCTAAAACGCTTGATTATTGAGATGGGAATGGGTGTAGATCAACATGGGCAGGAGCCAACAGTAGCAGCAGCAAGAGCGGTACGTAATGCGATCGCACACAATGCTTTACCTGGTGTTTGGGAAGTTGCGGGTTTAAGTCATCCCAATGATATGGTTGTCGAAGTCCAGATTGCAGTACCCTATCCAGAACAAGTAAGAGAGGAAGAAGTGTTAGCTGTTTTACCTTTTGGGCGTAAGAGTTTGCAGGTAGAATCTGGGGGTATGGTAGTTCAGGGGCGTGCTATTGCTGAACTCAATGATAAAAATGACGAGATGTTAGTGGCGATCGCATCGGTAACTGTTTTAGTAGAAACTAGTGATTAG
- a CDS encoding aminoglycoside phosphotransferase family protein: MESEAHLHSMGTPVSEIEIDTNLVYSLLSDQHPDLAHLTIRLVDTGWDNVMFRLGDRLSVRLPRRTIAAKLIENEQSWLPLLANQLTLPVPNPYRIGKPANDYPWQWSIVPWISGVAADQAEPHANQAKIFASFLRSLHIPAPANAPLNTVRGVPLRQRQAAVEERMQRLQRKTNLITQKVIDTWNTALNAPIDVEPKWLHGDLHPRNILVENGVITGIIDWGDITSGDIATDLASIWMLFSERNTREQVLAEYANISEATRQRALGWAILFGVMLLDTGLIDHPRHAVMGKKILHRIPEDA; the protein is encoded by the coding sequence ATGGAATCAGAGGCACACTTGCATTCAATGGGAACGCCAGTATCAGAGATAGAAATAGATACAAACCTTGTATATAGTTTGTTGTCAGATCAGCACCCAGATTTGGCACACTTAACGATTCGTCTGGTTGATACTGGTTGGGATAATGTGATGTTTCGCCTGGGCGATCGCTTATCTGTGAGGCTCCCACGTAGAACAATAGCAGCAAAACTCATCGAAAACGAGCAAAGTTGGCTGCCATTACTGGCAAATCAACTAACTCTACCAGTTCCCAATCCATACAGAATAGGTAAGCCAGCAAACGACTACCCTTGGCAATGGAGTATAGTACCGTGGATATCTGGTGTAGCGGCGGATCAAGCAGAACCCCATGCAAATCAAGCCAAAATCTTTGCATCATTCCTACGCTCATTACATATACCTGCACCAGCCAATGCACCCTTAAATACAGTCCGTGGTGTACCACTTCGTCAGCGTCAGGCTGCTGTGGAAGAACGGATGCAAAGACTCCAGAGAAAAACTAATCTGATTACGCAAAAGGTGATAGACACCTGGAATACAGCTTTAAATGCTCCTATTGATGTTGAACCAAAATGGCTACATGGAGACTTGCATCCACGCAATATCTTGGTCGAGAATGGTGTGATTACAGGCATCATTGATTGGGGTGACATAACATCAGGTGATATTGCCACAGACTTGGCTTCTATCTGGATGCTTTTTTCTGAGCGCAATACACGCGAACAAGTGCTGGCAGAATATGCAAATATTTCAGAGGCAACACGACAACGCGCTCTAGGCTGGGCAATACTTTTTGGCGTAATGTTGCTAGATACGGGATTGATTGATCACCCAAGACACGCTGTAATGGGAAAGAAAATATTACATCGTATTCCCGAAGATGCCTAA
- a CDS encoding nuclear transport factor 2 family protein, with the protein MSQEAIKQVVAAYFANIAAMNPEGWIDNFAEDAVSHDPVGEPPAKVHEGYRQFIGQLQAVFEKLEATSEHIFIAANEAAVKWTMAGVSKTGKSVKFEGITIFEINAEGKIQTTRAYWSPAQMIAQLR; encoded by the coding sequence ATGTCACAAGAAGCTATTAAACAAGTTGTTGCTGCTTACTTTGCTAATATTGCCGCTATGAATCCAGAAGGCTGGATTGATAATTTTGCTGAAGATGCTGTTAGTCACGATCCGGTTGGGGAACCACCAGCGAAAGTGCATGAGGGATATCGTCAGTTTATCGGTCAGTTACAGGCGGTGTTTGAGAAACTGGAAGCGACAAGTGAGCATATATTCATTGCTGCTAATGAAGCAGCCGTTAAATGGACAATGGCAGGAGTTAGCAAAACTGGTAAGTCCGTGAAATTTGAAGGAATTACAATTTTCGAGATTAACGCCGAAGGTAAAATTCAAACGACTCGCGCCTATTGGAGTCCTGCACAGATGATTGCACAGTTACGTTAA
- a CDS encoding TIGR04283 family arsenosugar biosynthesis glycosyltransferase — protein MSKNIQRRKISIIIPTINEAGNIKQTIATTQPSANIEVIVVDGGSQDDTVAIAMSLGVKVISSSPGRAMQMNAGAALASGDMLLFLHADTLLPVGFDEMIIAALQQPGVVAGAFALRINADLASLRLVEKGVYWRSRFLQMPYGDQAIFMTKAVFQQVGGFPELPIMEDFEIIRRLKRLGRITILSVPVVTSARRWLQKGVFKTTLINQIVIIAYLLGIKPAQLRTWYSQGKFFNF, from the coding sequence ATGAGCAAAAATATTCAACGTAGAAAAATCTCTATTATTATCCCTACGATAAATGAAGCTGGCAATATTAAACAAACGATCGCCACTACTCAACCAAGTGCAAATATAGAAGTAATTGTGGTAGATGGTGGTTCACAAGATGATACGGTGGCGATCGCCATGTCTTTAGGTGTAAAAGTTATCTCATCATCTCCAGGGCGTGCAATGCAAATGAATGCGGGTGCAGCGTTAGCATCTGGCGATATGCTGTTATTTCTCCATGCAGATACCCTCCTACCCGTTGGGTTTGATGAGATGATTATTGCAGCATTACAACAGCCTGGGGTAGTAGCTGGCGCGTTTGCTTTGCGAATTAATGCAGACTTGGCGAGTTTGCGTTTGGTAGAAAAAGGGGTATATTGGCGATCGCGCTTTTTACAAATGCCTTATGGTGATCAAGCAATTTTTATGACGAAGGCAGTATTTCAGCAAGTTGGTGGCTTTCCTGAATTACCTATAATGGAAGACTTTGAAATCATACGCCGTTTAAAGCGTCTGGGAAGAATTACTATTCTCTCTGTACCAGTGGTAACTTCAGCCCGGAGATGGTTACAAAAGGGAGTTTTCAAAACTACTCTAATTAATCAAATTGTGATTATTGCTTACTTACTAGGGATAAAACCAGCGCAACTTCGCACTTGGTATTCTCAGGGGAAATTTTTCAACTTTTAA